In Chamaesiphon minutus PCC 6605, a genomic segment contains:
- a CDS encoding MarR family winged helix-turn-helix transcriptional regulator produces the protein MPSSSSNFDFLQQWRYALAPYNLGHKLKLTSQLMYRDFLERLEPYGLTPFHYLVLCCLWEEDGLSTTGIADRLKQLGASLTGVVDRMEERNLVYRQRNLDDRRIVRVWLTDEGKQLMYVLPPLGAQTIAKATDRLSAAEQATIIDLLDRIAQNFS, from the coding sequence ATGCCCAGCTCATCCTCAAATTTCGACTTTTTACAGCAATGGAGATACGCTCTAGCTCCTTACAACTTAGGTCATAAACTGAAGCTCACATCCCAACTGATGTATCGAGATTTTCTAGAGCGGCTCGAACCCTATGGCTTAACTCCATTTCACTACTTAGTTTTGTGCTGCTTGTGGGAAGAAGACGGTCTCTCAACTACAGGCATTGCCGATCGACTCAAACAACTCGGTGCATCGCTAACTGGAGTAGTCGATCGGATGGAAGAGCGTAACCTCGTGTATCGACAGCGTAACTTAGACGATCGCCGGATCGTCCGAGTCTGGCTCACAGATGAAGGCAAACAACTAATGTACGTTCTCCCACCACTGGGCGCACAAACTATCGCCAAAGCGACCGATCGCTTGTCAGCAGCCGAACAAGCCACTATTATCGATCTCCTCGATCGGATCGCTCAAAATTTTAGCTAA
- the msrB gene encoding peptide-methionine (R)-S-oxide reductase MsrB, producing the protein MNRRTLLFASLVPIGTASALFFSSRKSESIAKTSSKFEVTKTEAQWRKILTPEQFEVLRKEGTERAGTSPLTAEHRQGKFACAGCNLPLFVSETKFESGTGWPSFYAPIANAVKTSVDTSFGVTRTEVHCRRCGGHLGHVFEDGPKPTGLRYCMNGVAMKFIIDSNLI; encoded by the coding sequence ATGAACAGACGAACTTTATTATTTGCCTCGCTCGTACCGATCGGTACGGCTAGCGCACTATTTTTCTCGTCCAGAAAATCTGAATCGATCGCCAAAACTTCCAGTAAATTTGAGGTAACAAAAACTGAAGCTCAGTGGCGCAAGATTCTGACTCCAGAACAATTTGAGGTACTCCGAAAAGAGGGTACAGAACGTGCTGGTACTAGCCCGCTAACGGCAGAACACCGTCAGGGTAAATTTGCTTGTGCTGGCTGTAATTTGCCGCTGTTTGTTTCCGAAACCAAGTTTGAAAGCGGTACTGGCTGGCCGAGTTTTTATGCACCGATCGCTAATGCCGTTAAAACTTCGGTAGACACATCATTCGGTGTGACTCGAACGGAGGTTCACTGTCGTCGCTGTGGGGGGCATTTGGGACATGTATTTGAAGATGGCCCAAAACCGACTGGACTACGCTATTGCATGAATGGAGTTGCGATGAAGTTTATCATTGATTCTAATCTTATTTGA